The DNA window GAATCAGAAGTCTGCAAAATAATGTGAACAATATGTGGATTGTTGCTAAATTTACATTTAATTCTAAATGTGAATAGCAATTGGTTTTTGAGTCAAAGAATATGTATGATGAAAGATTATTTTTAGTAAAGCTCATTAATAATGCAATATGAATATTTCACTATCATGAAATAAGTAACAGTTAAGAACACAGCTTTTAGATATTTTCAGGGATGTAGTGGTGTTGAATCAGAATCCATTCCATTGGGAGCTGTGGTAGATGGACAGTCCAGATATTAAGATGAAATAGGACAATGCATGTTTACTAAATTTGTCTTTACCCGCAGACATTTTCTTACCTGAATAACGTAATGTCCATTACGTTTCTTGAATATTCTGTAAGTGTAGACAACCTCTTCAtagctgaatatttttttaaaaaaggaaaagtatTAATTGTGAGATTATTAGAATGTTGAAGAGTCATATATATTTATGTCTGTATCATGAAAATCGTTATCTGGGGAGTATATGGAGAAAAGGTCATCTTGGCTACCAAGACGTTGCTTCTCACCTATTTTCAAATAATACCAGAACTTAACTGAAGTTGCCTGTGATAGATTTCTGGCTAGTCATATTGAATGACATTTACCCGCAACTAcggttacagtgcaatcctaaatggaattGGACTCtgggtataactgtttaggattgtacagcTACCCATGTTTCCCCTAaagtaagacagggtcttatattaatttttgctccaaaaaatgtgttagggcttattttcaggggatcacttatttttttccatgattttgcaccccccatgtgaccagatcagctgcgccagagaatctgtaactagggcttattgtTGGagaagggcttatattttaatcaacctccaaaaatcccgaaaaatcatgctagggctcaTTTTCGGGAgtggtcttatttttggggaaacagggtaggtttgTAATTAAGTAGAATTAGGCTCCTGCATAATAGCCAAGTCACAAAGTCTCTTATGGTAATAGCAGACTGGTAATGGTTCTTAtggagtgtgtgagagagagtgtgtgtgtgtgcagggggtaCATCAGTGAAGATCTGCATTAATATGTGAAAAAACAGATCTCTGATGCAAATACTACTATTCTTATGTACATGTGGCCAATCATGGGTCGTGCAAACAAGGTGAGACGAACATTGTTTCCTAGCAGTTTGGCAGTGCTTCAGATATGGGAACTGACTCTACTGTGAAATCACCATGCTGTACATGGTTCCATATATTCAAAAGGTGCGTCTCCAGTACTATATAATGCCCTTGTGAATAAATGTTATGCTATTGTATGATAGGGTGTGAATCAAAACAGATTGGCAATTTCAGAAAGGTGTGGATTTTACTTTTTGAACTAAACTTCCTAGTTTGAATACCCTTTTGCAAGGATTCTGgaaaaaaactggatttttatcgACATTTGTTTGACTGGAAACTTTTCTGCGTGTACATTTACTACATATCTTTATTATTATCCTACTTTTTGATCTGAGCCTAGATGACTGAACAATGTACACTACAAGTCAAACCAGCTACATATctctctgagaaaaaaaatcagacttttccAAAAATGGCAATAGttttcccatccccccaaaaatcccaaaacagGAAAAAGTATTAGTCCAGATGTGTAATTCCCtagaaatcagtggggcttaatgaTTCATTGTCATAAAAACTCATGTGGAAGTAACTCTAGTTAAACTATTGGGAAATGCTTCAAAATTATATACAAATTTAAGCTTCTGTAGATTGGgagcttcctttttaaaagacagaagaaAGATACCACttaaaagaataagaaaatacTTACAGAACACAAAGACACAAGACTCCCGGTATGCTCTCGCTCTCTCGTAATAAAAAGCTTCCATTCTTTCCTTTATGTATCAGTACTTCTTCACACATTTCCTTCGTTATATTTCCATGGAAATACTGCAGCTCCATTTGCCTATGAAAACTGTTTTACAGGTTAGCTCTTAAAATTCTCTTGAGAAGAGCACCTGTTCCTAACTCAGCTGAAACCATATTGGTGAGGAAAGGATGTTGAAATGGATGCAATGCTGCGTGGGTTTAACGTGGTTTCTCATCTCTTTGAAAAAGATTCAGACACCTATCATTTGGCACAGGAAGCTCAAACTGATAAATGGTTTAGTCATTTGCAGGTATCTTAAAGCCCTCAGATTTGCATTGTAAGCAAAGAATACCATTTTGAGTTGTCTTGAGAAAGTGGAGATGAAGGTTTAGCCGAGCCTAGATTATATATTATAACAGATTTTAGAAGTACTGTCAGTGTGATTCAGACATTCTTCGTATACAGTGCTTTGCTGAACACCCTATGGGTATAAGCACAAGGATCTGTCTGGCTTGAATAAACCAAGCCAACCAGAAGGCCTTAGGGTCCATTCATGTGTTTGGTACTAATAAAGACAATGACACCATAATCTCTTTAGTGTCCCAGTTCAATAAAGTTTCTTGGATGCAAAGATATAAGCAAGGGAACTTCCTAGTAGTATTTTTTTATacaaaactagcggggcccggccacgcgttgctgtggcttattgtggtgaaatgggaaaggaacagtagcagcaaatcattTGCAGAGGCAcagctgatactgtgtgatgtcatttatgtgtgtgaccgcattccttggggggggggatggaaaggcacccctcccacacatctaggctggctggtcacaatcctttacttgggagtaagttggggtggtggcaatgggtgtcgcttctgagtaaaccctctcaGTCCCGACTCagtcattcaaagtatgtcacggttgctttactgagcttactcctgagtaacgcatgcctcggaggcaaccttgttttctgaactgtaacctcagtattcaggaaaTCAAGGTTGGTTGggcactcccctcccttgcatgccacccctcactctctccccttgcatgccacccctctccctacctccctcccctttccctttgctagagtgtgtgggtcatatccagatactggtccccctccctcccctcccttgcatgccacccctcactctctcccctccctaacttctgttcccttgcatgcctccccctccatcccttccctttccttccgctgaatgtgtatgagagtaggtgtgtcgtgtggtagtagtgggtgaggctcagagagtgaAAGGCATCtgagtgtgagggggggaaccccacctgacgtctcacacggcaatgggtgtatgtgtttcacttccacttgagttattgcctacatactgttttcactgctcatatctggccatctgagcgaacattctaagggtgacagttacacacaggcagcttcatggcctggtgcgccaggaaaaatatgttttacctggctcaggtgtgttgtctgacagcaggaagtatgtaagaacacagtcaggggaatgagtaagtgtctgtgaaattttcagagcgttagGGCGAGCAGGTGCagggttattctcaaagcaacaaatgcagggttccatttttatatgtatagatgtACAAAATTCATATAGACATTCACTCATGGAAAACATTGGTGTATGATTATCTTTGCTCTATCATATTAATAGGCTTGgacagggtgttttttaaaaaaataaaagtcagatttttaaatttaaataattttgtaaataaaatgcttttaaaggaAAGTCTTTCTAAAGATAGTTTTCTGTTAAGATACGTTAATAGTCCACATAATTAGTTTATAATTATGTAGCATAATTtttataaatatgttttaaaaataacactgtgctatttaaaacatttttacgcAGCATTACTATCTGATCAGGGTCTCTaaggcagcaaacataaaaaacaaacaatagaaaaaaattaaaatgataacATAATAAAAACGTAAACACCAGGAACAGAGCGAAGGATCAGTAGCCATTATTGTgggccactgggaagcctctgtgTGGGAGCAGCTGGCTAGCCCATTTGATCGGACTGTCATCTAGAAGATGACCTGTATTCAATAGTCACATTCAACATTCAAATCAACCTTGGTGGAGCAGATGGCATCTGAGGAAATCAGACTAAATTTCTATTCTGGGATTGTCTAGTTTTAGAGCGAAAAAAAGTGATAttggaaaacagaacaaaacaaataggTTACATAGATGTATaagttttcttgtttctttcattACCTTAATCATGTCAGTCATTTGTTTATATGAATTCAGATGTCACCTTATCATAAAGATTCAAGGCAAAAACACAAGGATGCAGGGGCTAGAGAGTTGAGTTGGCACAGATTTGTCATTCCCAACTCATGTGTTGTGTGAAGCTGTCTTAAATCAGAACCTCAAGAGCAATGTGAGATGATCAAAGATGCATAATTCTGCATTTGAGCTATTAAAAGACACTGACAACACAGACATAATACACTAGTTCTCAGCTGGAACTGGCTTGTTTCCATGTGCAGTTCATGTTGTTGCGTTTGCTGTTTTGTGAAGACTTGAATGCAGGACTGTCTGTAATCTCAGGACCCATGACTCCATTGCTGTTTTGTGAAGACTTGAATGCAGGACTGTCTGTAATCTCAGGACCCATGACTCCATTGCTGCTAGCTGAAATTCATGTATTTCAGTAGGCAGGACAAGTTTCAAGTAATAACAGTAGCAGTGCCCTGATTCAAAAGTCCATGTCACACGTTGTGGCTCTTGTGGTTTGTCAGGAAATTGTGAAGTGATTTTTCTTATCCCTGAATCCCTTCATTGcggatggggtggtctacaaatccaaacaataaataaaataaataaatatcttcttATCTGTCAGACTTCCTGTTTTGTCCTTTGTGTACATCTTGAACATCAATCCCTCTTCTATTGATGTAGGAGTAAACAGTGAGGCTGTGCTGTAGTTACTTCCTGAAGCAATCATTTATGGCAGGTGTTTCTGTCATCTAGTGAATCCTGACATTTTGGCAATGGTACAGACTGCTAACTGCTTCCTTAACTAGGACCTTAAGATGCCTTCATTGGTAACCCTGGCTTTGGTTCTTCCCACACACTCTTCAGCACCAGCAGCCAAGCAATTTAAAACTTGTCAAATTGTTCTTCAAACCACCTACACTGCTTTCTGAGGAACAGTATTCTAACCCTTTAAGAACAACTATTTCAGTTTTATATTACTTTTACGAAGTAAGAAAAGTGTGTGCTATTCTGATTAGACTAAAGCAACAAGATAGAggtatgtgcagtggtgggatccaaaaaatttagtaacgggttcccatggtggtgggattcaaacagtggtgtagcgccaatggggctgggcggggcattccaggggcgtggcctggcattccaggggcggggcattcctgggcagggctgtggcaaggatgcagggcacgTGCACTCCAGGTGCAGTTCGCTTTAAGGAGTccccaaacagctaacaaatgcccctcctttcctctccccacaacaaacaccttgtggggcagcaggtggggcagagaaagtgggaactcaaactcagctctccagattacagcccagccccacagcaaaagttaagaagccaggtttaacaagattttagggatagaagtgcagtttggatttgcacattacctttaaggagtctccaaacagctaacaaatgccccccttttcccctccccacaacaaacaccttatggggcaacaggtgggacagagaaagtggcgaatcaaactcagctctccagattacagcccagccaacgAACGcgcacccccttttctctccccacaacaaacaccttgcaggtggggcagagattgcctccctagctgGCCTATGCAGttctcctgtgctggccggcgcccgtctgctggggagaaggcttgagactgaaagcaatggcaacgacttaatggagaataaggcactgcactctgggtgaaagggaggggagggagagctccccagtcctcatcctgggagcacagtggtatttctcccccaccatatggacactcagggccactgtagagagtgggtggggctatgtCAGGcctccttaattcttgcagcagccagcttcctcaattccgggcttgctggggcttgcaaaatcagtctgtgtggggggacattttggtgcctcccacgtgactgcaatggatgcgcccagggacatggggtaccccttgtccctaggcaaatatgccactgcctctgagtggacccaattagtaaccccctctcggcacacacaaataattagtaacccactctcgggaacctgagagaaccggctggatcccacctctgggtatgtgTAATTTTGAAGCAGTATAGGATTGCATCCAGCAAACCATAGGCAAAGATTGCAAGTCTTTCCTTCattctcttccccatcccccaacaGCAACCATTTCTAGGCCCAGGAAAGTTCACTCCCATTGTTACAACCTAATAGTTACACAGGTCAGGAGATTACAGTGAGAAGGAGAATTCTCCTACCGTAGGTGCCCCATTAGAAGGAGGCATCAGTCT is part of the Sphaerodactylus townsendi isolate TG3544 linkage group LG04, MPM_Stown_v2.3, whole genome shotgun sequence genome and encodes:
- the LOC125431615 gene encoding SH2 domain-containing protein 1B-like, producing MELQYFHGNITKEMCEEVLIHKGKNGSFLLRESESIPGVLCLCVLYEEVVYTYRIFKKRNGHYVIQTSDSGPRQDFRTLKDLVAKYEKPNQGLVIHLRYPVNRSTFQQGSEHGHGNSDYAEIEDADYIDVEPE